In Arachis hypogaea cultivar Tifrunner chromosome 2, arahy.Tifrunner.gnm2.J5K5, whole genome shotgun sequence, a genomic segment contains:
- the LOC112741593 gene encoding probable indole-3-pyruvate monooxygenase YUCCA5, translating into MENLLRLVDHEEFFSRRCIWVNGPVIVGAGPSGLATAACLREQGVPFMVLEREDCIASLWQKRTYDRLKLHLPKQFCQLPKLPFPADFPEYPSKKQFIQYLESYATKFEINPRFNECVQFARYDETSGLWRVKTKTSASAEFEYICRWLVVATGENAECVVPDIDGLADFKGDVIHAADYKSGEKFRGKKVLVVGCGNSGMELSLDLCNYNASPSMVVRSSVHVLPRKICRKSTFELAVMLMKWLPLWLVDKLLLILAWLVLGNIAKYGLKRPAEGPLQLKNSKGKTPVLDIGALEKIRSGDIKVVPGIKKLNGFSVELVNGEEHDVDAVVLATGYRSNVPCWLQEGEFFSKNGFPKSPFPNGWKGNSGLYAVGFTRRGLSGASSDAIRIAQDIGHVWKQDTKQKKKTTTACHRRCISQF; encoded by the exons ATGGAGAACTTGTTGCGCCTAGTGGATCATGAGGAGTTTTTCTCAAGAAGATGCATTTGGGTGAATGGCCCTGTAATTGTAGGTGCAGGACCCTCAGGTCTTGCAACTGCAGCATGCCTTAGAGAACAAGGGGTACCCTTCATGGTTCTGGAAAGAGAAGATTGCATAGCTTCCTTATGGCAAAAGCGCACTTACGACCGACTCAAACTTCACCTTCCAAAGCAGTTTTGCCAACTCCCCAAGCTTCCATTCCCTGCGGATTTCCCAGAATACCCTTCCAAGAAGCAGTTCATTCAGTACCTTGAATCCTACGCAACCAAATTCGAGATCAATCCAAGGTTCAATGAGTGTGTCCAGTTTGCAAGGTATGATGAGACTAGCGGCTTGTGGAGGGTCAAGACTAAAACGTCTGCCTCCGCTGAGTTCGAATATATTTGTAGGTGGCTGGTGGTGGCCACCGGCGAGAATGCCGAGTGCGTCGTGCCGGACATTGACGGACTCGCCGACTTCAAAGGCGACGTCATCCATGCCGCTGACTATAAGTCAGGGGAGAAATTCAGGGGAAAGAAGGTTCTCGTCGTCGGATGTGGCAACTCCGGCATGGAACTCTCTCTTGACCTCTGCAATTACAATGCATCACCGTCAATGGTGGTTCGCAGCTCG GTTCATGTTTTGCCAAGAAAAATATGCAGAAAATCGACGTTTGAATTGGCGGTTATGCTGATGAAATGGTTGCCGTTATGGTTGGTTGACAAGCTGCTACTGATCCTGGCATGGTTGGTTTTGGGAAACATAGCGAAATACGGGCTAAAGCGGCCGGCGGAGGGGCCGTTACAGCTGAAGAACTCGAAGGGGAAGACACCGGTTCTTGACATTGGGGCGTTAGAGAAGATCAGATCCGGTGATATAAAAGTGGTACCAGGGATCAAGAAGCTTAACGGTTTCAGCGTTGAGCTTGTTAACGGCGAAGAGCACGACGTTGACGCCGTTGTTCTTGCTACCGGTTATCGTAGCAATGTCCCTTGTTGGCTCCAAGAAGGTGAATTTTTCTCAAAGAATGGGTTCCCAAAGTCACCATTCCCAAATGGCTGGAAAGGGAATTCAGGGCTTTATGCTGTTGGGTTCACAAGGAGAGGCCTCTCAGGTGCTTCTTCTGATGCTATCAGAATTGCACAAGATATTGGTCATGTTTGGAAGCAAGACactaagcaaaagaaaaaaacaacCACTGCTTGCCATAGACGCTGCATTTcccaattctaa